AGGAGTGGCCAGAGGAGGGTGAGAGAGGGGATGCTGCCCCTCCGCTCTGCGGAGCTGTAACGAGGTCACTTCTTAGGGTCCCGTCCAGCCCAAACCCGTCAGTGACCCGTGGTTCCACGGTCATGAATCCTTGGGGGATTCCCTTGGTCCCAGCACGGGGGGCCCGAGGGGACCTTGGCTCCATGGCCACCAGCGGCACGAGTGACAACGTTCCAGGGCTGCCGGGCGCCGGTGGAACCCTGAGCGCGAGTGACAACGGCCGGGCTGTCCCTGCCGGCCCCGCTCAGCCGCGCTCCGCTCGCTGCTCCGCGCTCTCTCAGCGTGCCGCTGCAGGCGGAGGCGGCTGCGAAGGCCATTCCCGGTGACCGAGGCTGTGCCTCGTCCCTTGCACGGCAATGCCGACCCCACGCCTGGCTGCTGCCGTCCCCGCGGGGGACGCGGTCGCTGGGGCGGGCGCGGGAGGGGCCGGAGGGGCGGAATAGGGACACGGGGACCTGCAGGGGAGGGAGGCCGGGCTGTGGGAGGGGGCTCTGAGCGGACCAAAGGAGTGATAGGGTCGTGAGAGAGGCTGTGGGGGCCAAAAGGGGGGAAGCTGAGTGGGCTGGAAGGGGAATGTTGGGACCCTTGGGGAGGCTGTGAGAGGGGGCTGTGTCTCAAAGGGATTTAGGGTCTTTGGGGAGGGTCCAGGGGAGCAGTAGGAGCATGAAGGGGTTTGTAGGGTTGTTTGGGATCCAAAGAGACCCGAAGAGGGGCCAGGGTTTTGGGAGAGGCTGTGGGAGCCTGAAGGGGGTTCAGGCTCATGGGGAGCTCCAAAGGGACACCGGGCAGGATTGGCACAGGGAGGGGGTGGGCGCAGACCCCGGGCAGGGGGGAAGGCTCTGAGACCTCGCCCAGCCTGGGGATCTCTCTCCCCCACTGCACCCTCCAGCTGAACCTATCCCCCCCCAGACCACATGAGGACCCAGATGATTAGATCGGGAGCCGTGTCCCCGAGCAGCCCGatgccccagccccaggtgcCTGCTGGGGGGCAGAGCCCCCGCCCCAGGAGGGCTCCGTGGCCGTGGTGCTGCGTGTGAGGCCGCCCAGCCCCCGGCAGCGAGCTGCACCCGCTGTCCTGCGGTGCTGCTCAGCTCCGAGGAGCCCGGCGGCACCGGCGGCACCACACCGCCCGCCCGCTGCCCCAGGCGCCCCCGCAAGAACCTCGAATTTGAGTTCGACCACGTTTTTGACGAGAGCGCCACGCAGGAGGAGGTGTTCCAGCACACCACGCTCCCTCTGCTGGACACCCTCCTCGCTGGCTACAACTGCTCCAGTAAGTCCCGGCACACACCCCTGATCCATGCTGGAGCTCCTGGCCCATCCACTCCCAGCCTGGGTGGGCTCAGCAGAGCGCTGAATTTAATTTGAATGCCCCCATGCATCTTTGGCAATGAGGTGACACAACAGCAACCCAAAACCACACAGCCTGAAGCGTGTTGGTTCCAGCGGTGCTCGGCACTGGAAGATGAGGATGGATATGGGCGTTGGGGTAGACgtgaggctgggcaggagctgtccAGGCATCTTGAGGAACAAGGATTACTTGCTCTTCTCTGTCCTGGGTCAGGAACGGTGGGAAGAGCTGTGGTGGATGCATGGAGAAAGAGCTCCTTGGCTTTACCATCCCTTTCCAGGCTGAATGGCTCCATAGAGCCGGGTCTGACAGGTCCTGGACAGCTCCCGCAgctccgctgctgctgctgcagcccccgaGCCGTTCCCAGCTGTTGGCAGCCGATGCATGTCACAGGAGCATTCCTGGGAGGAGCCCAGCACTCCCCAGGCTCACCCTGCACCaggtgctcagagcaggggaTGCTGTTCCAGCTCTCGGTGCTTCCTGAGAGCCACTCAAGGGCTGCCcttgtccccaggccccagcaCTGAGTGCTGCCCTGGAGAGGAGAGCTGAGGCTCCAGATCAGTGCGTCCCACCCTGATGGGGAGGCTTCAGAGGAGGTGCTGGAAGATGGGaataaaagaaaggaagcagaaaTGCCTCGTGGGCAGAGGGTCAGAGGTGACCTGAGCATGGGAGCAGCACTCATTTGGAGAATCCTTCTGTCCCTGCTGCATTAGAGAGGCTGAAACCAGGGAGAAATATTGCCCTGAGGATCAGTGGGGAAAGTTTTACCTCGTGTCTTATCTGTGTGGGaagctcctctcctctcctctcctctcctctcctctcctctcctctcctctcctctcctctcctctcctctcctctcctctcctctcctctcctctcctctcctctcctctcctctcctctcctctcctctcctctcctctcctctcctctcctctcctctcctctcctctcctctcctctcctgccaGGTCCCAACCTTCTGCTGCACCAGGTGAGTACTGATGGATTTCACCACCCACCCCTTCTCCTTCCAGTGTTTGCCTACGGTGCTTCGGGAGTCGGGAAAACCCACACCATGATGGGCTCCAAGACCACTCCTGGCATCGTGCACCTGGCCATGGTGGAGCTGTACAAGAGGCTCGGGGCCATGAAGGACAAGAGCTGTGAGGTCCTCGTCTCCTATCAGCAGGTTTGCTGTGGCCCAACGTGTCCCCTCCTGCCTCAGGATCCCCAGGGAACAGATTTGGGGTTGATCCAGAGCCTGTTGTGCTGCACTCATGGTACCAGCagtgtcccctgctgtgcctggggTTGGCAGGGCAGCCTGACTGGGAGCAGGATCACCCACCTGGTGGAGtgaactgctgctgctttctgccagCTGGAGCCGGGGGCTTTTCTCTCCCTTGCTGTGCTCCACAGAGCAGTGAGGGCTTCCTGGCTGGAAGGGCTGGATAGGAGCAGGGTTGGGGGAACTGCCCAACAAAGCTCTGGGAGCTGGCCCTGCCTTCTGAGCCCCATCAGCTGCTCCCCGTGGAATGAGGTCCCAGAAGTGGGGTCAGGGGAACCCTCGGCTGTGCCAGATCCTGCAGGGCTACCCAGCTCTTCTCCTAGCTCCCTCCCAGAGACTCAAACCTCAGCCTGACCTCATTTTCCTGCTCCAGGTGTACAAAGAGCGCGTCTACGACCTGCTGGAGCCCCGGGGCCCGCTGAATgtctgggagcagcctgggaaagGAGCCGTGGCACAGGGTCTCTCCTTCCACCAGGTCTGGGCACAAGGACAGCACAGGGGCTTGGACAGACTCATCTGCACCAGTGCTCAGAGAGGCTGGGAGtcctggggacacggggtgtGGAGGTCCCAGGTGCCTCCTggctctgggctggcagcagacGTGGCCTCGAGCTGCCAGGGGCCCGCAGAGCTGCGGCTGCCTCGGCCCCActgcccggggctgctcggCCTCGGGGTGCCCGGCTGCCGTGTCCAGGTGCTGATCAGCCCCTGCCCGCTGGCCCCCAGCCCACGTcaccagagcagctcctggacTTGTTGGCCAAAGGCAATAAAAACCGAGCACAGCGTCCCAGCAAGGCCAACgcctcctcctcccgctcccACGCCATCTTCCAGGTGagggctgctggctctgggatcgcccccactgctgctgcaaacGGGGCTGAAAACACACCTGCACACCCGTGCCAGGACCAACATgccagggctgtccccctcagcACGGAGCTGGGAATGTTGCTCCCCAGGGCCTCTGTTCATGTGCTCTCTGCTTTCTGCGTGCAAAGCTGCCAGTGCAGTTCAGTTCCAGCCAGGCCTTTGCCCGAATTCTCAGGGCTGTCACGGctgcctgggcagagggaggCTCTGGCTGTCACTTCAGCCTGAGCCTGGTGCCTCGCCCCTTGCTGCTCGCAGGGGAGCAGCCCAGGTTTCTGCGTGCTTTTCCAGTCCCTCTGAGGACCTGCCCAGCCGTACACCTCTCTGTCCTCGAGTGTGGGAGCTGCTGATTGTTCCCATAGCTGTCCCTCCCGGCCAGatccctgccctggctctgctccttgTGTCATCACCTGGTGTTTGGCTCACCCTCCCAACATGCCAggttcctctcctcctcctgcctcatCTCCCCACAGCATTCCCTGGCTGTTGCcctgaaagcacagagccctgtCCCCCAGAGCACCTGTGTGGAGCCAGTCTCAGCCCCCTCTGTCCTCACAGATCCAGGTGAAGCAGTGGGACCCCACTGGCGGCCTCCCCGGGGACCCACGTGTGGTCAAGCTGAGCTTCATCGACCTGGCGGGCTCGGAGCGAGCCTGGGACACCTCGGGCCGGGgagaggggctgtgggagggcacCAGCATCAACCGCTCGCTGCTGGCCCTCAAAAGCGTCGT
This genomic window from Anomalospiza imberbis isolate Cuckoo-Finch-1a 21T00152 chromosome 22, ASM3175350v1, whole genome shotgun sequence contains:
- the KIF18B gene encoding kinesin-like protein KIF18B; this translates as MFAYGASGVGKTHTMMGSKTTPGIVHLAMVELYKRLGAMKDKSCEVLVSYQQVYKERVYDLLEPRGPLNVWEQPGKGAVAQGLSFHQPTSPEQLLDLLAKGNKNRAQRPSKANASSSRSHAIFQIQVKQWDPTGGLPGDPRVVKLSFIDLAGSERAWDTSGRGEGLWEGTSINRSLLALKSVVRALAGAKLPQHRDRGREPRGARRPRHLQHAPAAARGCRCGQELPMELQQRVLLCC